CTGCCTGGCGAGGCCTTTGCGGGCCGCGTCCGCCAACAGCGCCGGGACGGCGACCAATTGGGGGACGTGTCCGCTCGTGGTGGCCGGATCCAGCGTGAGGAGTTCGTACCGGCCGATCTGGACCGTGGCAAGGTAGGTGGCCATGGGCTCGGGCTGTTCGTACACCCACGTCTCGCGGCTTGACCTGCTGCTGTGCGAAACCAGGGCGCCATTGCACACCGCCCGGTAGTTGGCATCCGTGGTCACGCTGATGCGGTAGCTGGCCTTTTCCCCGGGGTGGTCGTTGCAGGGAAACCAGGAAGCGGCGCCGTTGGGCTGGCCCGCCACCAGGACGCCGTCAGTCAGTTCCTCCCAGCCGACCTCTCCCCAGAACCCGCGGCGCGGAGCAGGGTTGCCTTCGTACTTGATGTCCAGGGTGAAGGTCTCGCCGGCCGGAAGGGCGGTTTCGGGCATGATGACCAGCTGCTCCGCCCGCTGGGTGTACTTGCGCACCCGCCGGCCGCTGAGCTGGATCTTGGTGGCCCGCAGCCCGGTCAGGTCCAGCACCAGGGCCGCCGTGGCGTACTGCGTGACCGCGTGCAGGACGGCGCGGCCGCTGAGGCGATTGCTGCTGAGCTTGTAGTCAAGCTCGAGTTCGTAGCGGTTTACCCGGTACGCGTTGGTCCCGTGTCCGGGAACGTAAGGGTCCGGCGCCGTTGCACCTTGCTCCGAGGTGGGTGACGGGCCGGTACTGGCGGCCGTGGGACTCGGTGCGGCGGAACTCATAAGACGGTCTTTCCGATCAGGAGGGGCGGGACACGCGGGCTGGTGCGGGGCTACCGTGGACCCGTCGCGGGCTTGACCGGGCCGTTCCAGGGACTGACCGGGTTGCCCATCCAGTACGTGGCGGCCGGAACCGATTCGCCCCGCATGACCAACGACGCCGGTCCCACCGTTCCACCGTTGCCGATGCTTGCCTGGGGCAGGATCACGCCGTGCGGTCCCATGGTTGCTCCGTCTTCGAGCGTAACAGTGTCCAGGCTCATGACCCGGTCATGGAAGAGATGGGTTTGGACCACACAGCCACGGTTGACGGTGGAATTCCGGCCGAGGGTGACGAGGTCGGCTTCCGGGAGCCAATAGCTTTCGCACCACGTGCCGCGGCCGATTTTTGCGCCAAGGGACCGGAGCCACCAGACCAGGGCCGGGGTTCCGGTCGCTGCGCGTGCAAACCAGGGGGCGCTGACCATTTCGATGAAGGTGTCCACTACCTCGTTCCGCCAGATGAACGAACTCCACAGCGGGTGCTCACCTTCACGGATCCGTCCCACTAGGATCCATTTTGCGACGACGGCGCTGCCCGCGGCCACCGCGCCGGCCATCAGCATGACCACCCCGCCCACGGCGGCGGCGATCCCGTAGTTGTAGGCGTCAGCCAGCCAGTCGAAGGCGAGCATCACGCCCGCGGCGATGGCCACCGTGGTCACCACGGGGATGAAGCGGCCCAGTTCCCACAGGCAGCGCGCGAACTTGAGCCGCAGCGGGGGCTGGTAGGTACGGGTGTCATCAGAGGCGATGGCGGTTCGCCGGAGCCGCACGGGCGGGCTGCCCAGCCATGAGGTTCCGGACTTTGCCTTGGCCGGTGTGGCGGACAGCACGGCCACCAGCGAGTTCTTGGGCACGTTCCTGCCGGCAGCGGTCATGCCGGAGTTGCCCAGGAAGGAGCGTTTGCCGATCTTCGCAGGGGCAATCCGCAGCCACCCGCCGTCGAGCTCGTAGGAGGCCACCATGGTGTCATCCGCCAGGAAGGCGCCCTCGCCCACCGTCGTCATCTTGGGGATGAGGAGGACGGTGGACGCCTCAACGTTCTTGCCGATCTTGGCCCCAAGGAGGCGAAGCCAGACAGGTGTAAAGAGACTCGCGTAGACCGGGAAGAGCAGGTCGCGGGCCAGGTCCAGGACCCGTTCGGTGGCCCAGACCTGCCAGCCGATCCGGCTGCGGACCCGGTAGTAGCCCTCCTTCAGGCCGATGCCCAGGAGCCGGGTGGCGGCGAGGATCAGCAGGAGGTTGACCATGAACCAGGCAAGGGCCGCCGGGGCCAGGGAGAGCAGGATCTGCGGTACCGCCGCCGACAGTGAGTCGCTGCCCCTGATGAACGCGAAGATCACCAGGGCTGCGGCCGCCGCCGAGATGTAGGGGATGAGGGCCAGGGTGGCCGAGGCGAGCGAAAATCCGACGAACCAGAGCCGGCTGATCAGATGGTGTTCCACAGGCATCTCCGGCACGGTGTGCTTGGCCTTGCCCCGGCGCTCGGCGGGGGACCCTGCTACGTGGTGCCCGGCTTTCACCTTGCCCAGAACGGCCGAGCCCGGCTCCACTTGGGCACCTGCGCCGATCGAGGCGCCGGGCATCAGCGTGCTGCGCGCACCGATGGTGGCACCGGCGCCGATGCGGATGGCACCGATGTGGACTACGTCGCCGTCGATCCACCAGCCGGAAAGATCCACTTCGGGCTCGACATTCGAACCGCTGCCCAGGGACAACAGCCCCGTGACCGGAGGCAGCGAGTGCAGCTGGACGTTGTTGCCGATCCTGGCACCCAACGCCCGGGCATAGTACGGAACCCACGGCGCGCTGGCCAGGCTGATCGCTCCCGCCAGGTCCTGGATCTGTTCCGCAAGCCACAGGCGCAGGTGGATCTTGCCTGAGCGTGGGTACGTGCCGGGGACCACCTTGCGGAGCAGGAACCGGGCGGCGGCGATGGACACCAGCATCCGGCCGGCGGGGGAGACGAACACCAGCCAGGACGCGGCCACCCACCACCATGAGACGGTGGGGGCAGCGCTGAAGCCGGCGAACGCGGACAGCAGGTTGTTGGCCGCCATCAGGTACGTCAGCCAGCGCATCCCCACCAGGATGTGGAGGGGAATACCCATCAGCGTCTGGAAGATCTGGGACTTGAGTGCTGTGGGGCGGACTGTCCTGGCCGGAGCCGGTCCGGCAGCCACGCCCCCGGGGAGGGACTGCCGGGCGGTATCAATCAGAGCGCCGATCCTGGGCGTTGCATAGATGTCCGCCACCGTGATGGTGGGATAGCGCACCCGGAGGGCCGAGACCAGCTGCGCGGCCGAGAGCGAACCGCCGCCATAGGCGAAGAAATCGGCGTCGAGGCTTGTTACTGGGCTGCCGAGGACGGCGGCCCACCGTTCGGCCACCCAGGCGGCATCCTCGGGGAGGTTCAAGGGTGCGGCGTCAGCGTCAGCGGCACCGGAGCCGGTCAGTGGCCAGGGCAGCGCATAGCGGTCCACTTTGCCGCTGGTCTTGGTGGGCAGCGAGTCCACCACGGTCAGCAGCGGAATGAGCGGGGCGGGCAAACTGGCGGCCAGGTGTTCGCGGGCGGACACCAGGTCCAGGTCCGCATCCGCGGCGGCGAGATAGCCCACCAGGATCTGGTTGCCCGCCGCCGTTGTCTTGACGGCGGCCGCGGCTCCGGCCACGTGGGGGAGGGCCTGCAGGGCCGCGTCAATTTCCCCCAGCTCGATCCGGCGTCCGCCAAGCTTGACCTGTTCATCGGCGCGGCCCATAAAGATCAGGCCCTCGGCTTCGTACCGCACCAGGTCGCCGGACCGGTAGGCGCGCTCCCAGCCGAACGCCGGCATCGGCGCGTACTTCTCCCGGTCCTTGTCCGGGTCCAGGTAACGGGCCAGCCCGACTCCGCCGATGATCAGCTCGCCAATTTCGCCTTCGCCGACGGGCAGTCCGTCGGTGTCCACCACGGCCAGGTCCCAGCCGTCCAGCGGCAGCCCGATGCGCACGGGGCCGGGTCCGCCCAGGGGGGCCGCGCAAGCCACCACCGTGGCCTCGGTGGGGCCGTAGGTGTTCCAGACTTCACGGCCCGGAACGGCCAGTCGCTCGGCGAGTTCGGGCGGGCAGGCTTCACCGCCGAAGATCAGGAGGCGGACGTTCTCCAGGGATTCAGCCGGCCAGAGGGCGGCCAGGGTGGGGACGGTGGACACGGCGGTGATGCCGTGGTTGATGAGCCAGGGACCGAGGTCGGTGCCGGTCCGGACGAGGGCGCGCGGGGCGGGCACCAGGCAGGAGCCGTGGCGCCAGGCCAGCCACATCTCTTCGCAGGAGGCATCAAAGGCAACGGAGAGTCCGGCGAGCACCCGGTCCTGCGGGCCGAGGGGTTCCTCCTGGAGGAAGATCCTGGCTTCGGCGTCAACAAAGGCTGCGGCCGAGCGGTGCTGGACGGCGACGCCTTTGGGCGTGCCGGTGGACCCGGACGTGAAGATGATCCAGGCGTCGTCGCCGGGCTCTGCCGGGCGGCGTGCGGGGCCGTGGCTGCCTTCGGCGCGGTTTGCGGGCTGCGGTGCTTCCGTAAGTGTCACTGCATCCCCGCCGGAGAGGACTGCCACGACCCCGGCCTCGCCAAAGACCAGCCGGGCACGTTCCTCAGGATCGTCAGCGTCGACCGGCACGTAGGCGGCCCCGATATAAAGGATGGCCAGGATCGAAATGTAGAGCTCGTTCGTCCCGGATGGAATGCGGACGCCGATCCGCTGCCCGGCGCCGAGCCCTTTGGCCTGCAGCCCGTGTCCCTTGGCCCGGACGGCGGCCATCAGGTCGGCGTAGCTCAGGGACTGCCTGCCGTCGTCGAGCGCCGACGCCTCGGGGAAACGGGCAGCCGAGTCCTCCAGGACAGCCATCAGGGTCCGCTCGGGCGGGGCCAGGGGCAAGCCGGGCAGCTGGGGGCGGTACAACTCTTGCGGCCGGGATTCCACGACGTCAGGAAGATGCTCACTCACCGTCGGATTATGCCCGTCCCAGGTGAACGGAAGGTGTCCATAATTGGTTGAAGGTTCACCTTCCGTTCGCCGGGTCCGTGGCGCTGGTCAGGGAACCAGGAGGACCTTGCCTGTGGTGCGGCGGCCTTCGAGGTCCTCATGGGCACGCTGCGCTTCGGCCAGCGGGTAGCTCGCACCGATCCTTACCTTCAGGCTGCCGTCCGCCACGGCCGAGAACACTTCGCTGGACCGCCACAGGCGCTCCTGGGGGTTGGCGAGGAAGTCGGCGAGCTTGGGCCGCGTCAGGGATAGCGAGCCGCCGGCATTAAGCCGCTGCGGATCCACCGGCGGCACGGCGCCGGAGGCAGCGCCGAACAGGACCAGGAACCCCCGGGTGCGCAGGCTGGCAAGTGAGCCGTCGAACGTATCTTTCCCGACGCCGTCGTACACCACGTTGACCCCGACGCCGTTGGTGAGCTCACGGACAGCTTCCGCGAAGCCCTCGTAGCGGAGGACTTCGTCCGCGCCGGCGGTCCTCGCGAGTTGTTCCTTTTCGGCGGTGGAGACGGTGGTGATGACCCGGGCTCCGCGACTTTTCAGGAGCTGGGTGAGGAGCAGCCCGACGCCGCCGGCACCGGCATGGACCAGTACCGTGTGGCCGGGCTCCACCCGGAAGGAGGAATTGATGAGGTAGTGGGCTGTCATGCCCTGCAGGGGGAGCGCAGCGGCCGTGTGGAGGTCCACCCCCTCGGGAACGGGGAGTGCCTTGGCCGCGTCAAGGACGGTGTATTCGGCATAGCATTCCTGGCCTTCGGCGGTTGCCACCCGGCTTCCCACGGCAATGCCTTCAACGCCCTCCCCGACTGCCTCAACGGTTCCCGCGGCTTCGGAACCGGGCGTGAACGGGTACGTCACCTTGTACATGCCGCCGCGCTGGTAGGTCTCAATGAAGTTGACGCCGGTGGCCGCCACCTTGACCAGCAGCTGACCCGGGCCGGGCGTGGGCTGCTCAATCTCTGCGTACTCGAGGACTTCCGGACCTCCGGACTGGCGGGCAACGATTGCATGCATGGAACGTCTCCTCTCGGGGCGGGGATTTCCCGGGCCGTTTTCTCTGACCATCCTATGGATGCCGTGGTCCGTCAGCGAAGTCCGGTGGGGAGTTTAGTAGCGGCGCGTGACCGTTGCCATGGGGCATTCGAAGTGGCGCCCGGCGGAGAGCCCCACGTTGTTGAGGTAACGGACAATGATGCCGTAAGACTGGATCAGGGTGGTTTCCGTGTAGGGAACCTGGTGCTTTGTGCAGTACTCGCGGACGATCTTGGCGGCCTTGTCCAGCTGGGGGCGCGCCATGTCCGGGAAGAGGTGGTGCTCGGCCTGGCGGTTCAGCCCGCCCAGCAGGATGTCCATGAATCGGCCCCCGGAGATGTTGCGGGAGGTCAGGACCTGGCGGCTGAAGAAATCAACACGGCTGTCAGCGGGCAGGACAGGCATGCCCTTGTGGTTCGGGGCAAAGGATGCGCCCATGTAGAAGCCGAACACGGCGAGCTGCACACCGATGAAGGCGAAGGCCATGCCCAGCGGCAGGAAGGTAAAAGCCAGGGCCGGCAGTGCGCCGAGGCGGACTAGCAGGATGGGCAGCTCCACCCAGCGGTGCGTGACTTTGGCGCGGCGGAAGACAAACCTGACCGAATCGATCTGCAGGCCAAGGCCCACCAGGAACAGCAGGGGGAAGAAGAACCAGCCCTGCTTGCGCGTCAGGAACGAGAACCGGCCCTGCCGGTCGGCCACCGCTTCGGTGTGGAACGCGATAGGGCCCGGAGCGATGTCCGGATCCTTGGAGATGACGTTGGGGTGGTTATGGTGGGCGCCGTGCTTCTGCTCCCACCAGGAGTAGCTCATGCCGGCCACCGAGGTGGCCAGGAGGCGTGCGGTCCAGTCATTGGCCCTGCGGGAGGCGAAGATCTGGCGGTGGCCGGCCTCGTGGGCCAGGAAGCTCAGCTGCGTGCACAGGACGCCTACGGCGGCGGCGATGAGGAGCTGGAACCAGCTGTCGCCGATCAGGGCGAAGCCGAACCAGGCTGCCGTCATCAGCAGGACCAGGCTGGCGAACACGGTGATATAGAAGCCGACGCGGCGTTCCAGCAGGCCTTCAGCCTTGACGGCCTTGAGTAGCTCGGAGTAACTCAGGACCACGGCATTGGGCTTGCGGACGCGCGATTGAGGACGTTCAGGGGTGTGTAGGGTGGTGGACATGAAGCGGGGCCTCGTCACAGTAACGGGCAACGCTGCAGCCGACATTCGGACTGCACGGTCAGGATCACCCTCAGTCCAGCTTACGGGTACGTGTCCAACTGGCTTGGGCGCGCATGAGGTGCGTGCATAAATATCGGGCACACTGAATAGTTTTGCTGTAAGATTGAGGCCATGACTATTTCTGTTGCCGTCTCCGGGGCCAGCGGCTACGCCGGAGGAGAAGTTCTGCGCCTGCTCGCGGGCCATCCGGACGTAACCATCGGGGCCATTACCGCGCACAGCAATGCGGGCACCCGGCTCGGCGAACTCCAGCCCCACCTGCACGGTCTCGCCAGCCGCATCCTCGAAGACACCACGGTGGAGAACCTTGCCGGTCATGATGTGGTGTTCCTGGCGCTCCCGCACGGCGCGTCCGCCGGGATCGCCGCGGAGCTCCCCGAGGGCACTGTGGTGATCGATGCCGGCGCGGACCACCGCCTGGAAGATCCGGCCGCGTGGGAAAAGTTCTACGGCTCCGCCCACGCAGGCACCTGGCCCTACGGGCTGCCCGAACTCCCGGGCCAGCGGGACGCGCTCAAGGGCGCCACCCGGATCGCCGTCCCCGGCTGCTACCCGACGTCGGCGCTGCTGGCTCTGACGCCCGGCTTCGCCGCCAAACTGCTCCAGCCCGACGACGTTGTGGTCGTTTCCGCGTCCGGCACCTCGGGTGCGGGCAAGGCCGCGAAGGTAAACCTGATCGGCTCTGAAGTCATGGGCTCCATGAGCCCGTACGGCGTGGGCGGCGGACACCGCCACACCCCGGAGATCGAGCAGGGGCTCTCCAACGCCGCGGGGGAGCGGGTCAGCGTTTCCTTTACCCCCACCCTCGCGCCGATGAGCCGCGGCATCCTGACCACCGCCACCGCGAAGGCCAGGCCGGGCACCAATGCGGCGGAACTCCGCCAGGCCTGGGCCGACGCCTACGACGACGAGCCGTTTGTTCACGTGCTCCCTGAGGGGCAGTGGCCCACCACCAAGTCCGTGGTGGGGTCCAACCACGCCGTTATGCAGCTGGCCTTTGACGAGCACACCGGCCGCGTGATCGTGACCTGCGTCATTGATAACCTCACCAAAGGAACTGCCGGCGGCGCCGTGCAGTCCATGAACATTGCGCTTGGCCTGCCTGAGATGGCCGGCCTCAACCTGCAGGGAGTTGCCCCGTGACCGTTACCGCCCCCCTCGGGTTCCGGGCCGCCGGTGTTACCGCCGGCCTGAAGGCATCCGGCAAGCCGGACCTCGCCCTGGTAGTCAACGATGGCCCGTCCAAGTCC
The window above is part of the Pseudarthrobacter sp. IC2-21 genome. Proteins encoded here:
- a CDS encoding M1 family metallopeptidase, producing MSSAAPSPTAASTGPSPTSEQGATAPDPYVPGHGTNAYRVNRYELELDYKLSSNRLSGRAVLHAVTQYATAALVLDLTGLRATKIQLSGRRVRKYTQRAEQLVIMPETALPAGETFTLDIKYEGNPAPRRGFWGEVGWEELTDGVLVAGQPNGAASWFPCNDHPGEKASYRISVTTDANYRAVCNGALVSHSSRSSRETWVYEQPEPMATYLATVQIGRYELLTLDPATTSGHVPQLVAVPALLADAARKGLARQPEMMRTFAACFGPYPFPEYTVVVTEDELEIPLEAQTLSILGRNHLTQDWESQRLIAHELAHQWFGNSLTAATWADIWLHEGFACYAEWIWSEEAGVLPVADRAAAAWRKLSSGSQDIIIGDPGPELMFDDRVYKRGALALHALRVRCGDLAFFALLHEWTSTHRHASVSTAAFILAADQATGLDTEALLHPWLHEAPLPPFPVR
- a CDS encoding Pls/PosA family non-ribosomal peptide synthetase, producing the protein MAVLEDSAARFPEASALDDGRQSLSYADLMAAVRAKGHGLQAKGLGAGQRIGVRIPSGTNELYISILAILYIGAAYVPVDADDPEERARLVFGEAGVVAVLSGGDAVTLTEAPQPANRAEGSHGPARRPAEPGDDAWIIFTSGSTGTPKGVAVQHRSAAAFVDAEARIFLQEEPLGPQDRVLAGLSVAFDASCEEMWLAWRHGSCLVPAPRALVRTGTDLGPWLINHGITAVSTVPTLAALWPAESLENVRLLIFGGEACPPELAERLAVPGREVWNTYGPTEATVVACAAPLGGPGPVRIGLPLDGWDLAVVDTDGLPVGEGEIGELIIGGVGLARYLDPDKDREKYAPMPAFGWERAYRSGDLVRYEAEGLIFMGRADEQVKLGGRRIELGEIDAALQALPHVAGAAAAVKTTAAGNQILVGYLAAADADLDLVSAREHLAASLPAPLIPLLTVVDSLPTKTSGKVDRYALPWPLTGSGAADADAAPLNLPEDAAWVAERWAAVLGSPVTSLDADFFAYGGGSLSAAQLVSALRVRYPTITVADIYATPRIGALIDTARQSLPGGVAAGPAPARTVRPTALKSQIFQTLMGIPLHILVGMRWLTYLMAANNLLSAFAGFSAAPTVSWWWVAASWLVFVSPAGRMLVSIAAARFLLRKVVPGTYPRSGKIHLRLWLAEQIQDLAGAISLASAPWVPYYARALGARIGNNVQLHSLPPVTGLLSLGSGSNVEPEVDLSGWWIDGDVVHIGAIRIGAGATIGARSTLMPGASIGAGAQVEPGSAVLGKVKAGHHVAGSPAERRGKAKHTVPEMPVEHHLISRLWFVGFSLASATLALIPYISAAAAALVIFAFIRGSDSLSAAVPQILLSLAPAALAWFMVNLLLILAATRLLGIGLKEGYYRVRSRIGWQVWATERVLDLARDLLFPVYASLFTPVWLRLLGAKIGKNVEASTVLLIPKMTTVGEGAFLADDTMVASYELDGGWLRIAPAKIGKRSFLGNSGMTAAGRNVPKNSLVAVLSATPAKAKSGTSWLGSPPVRLRRTAIASDDTRTYQPPLRLKFARCLWELGRFIPVVTTVAIAAGVMLAFDWLADAYNYGIAAAVGGVVMLMAGAVAAGSAVVAKWILVGRIREGEHPLWSSFIWRNEVVDTFIEMVSAPWFARAATGTPALVWWLRSLGAKIGRGTWCESYWLPEADLVTLGRNSTVNRGCVVQTHLFHDRVMSLDTVTLEDGATMGPHGVILPQASIGNGGTVGPASLVMRGESVPAATYWMGNPVSPWNGPVKPATGPR
- a CDS encoding quinone oxidoreductase, giving the protein MHAIVARQSGGPEVLEYAEIEQPTPGPGQLLVKVAATGVNFIETYQRGGMYKVTYPFTPGSEAAGTVEAVGEGVEGIAVGSRVATAEGQECYAEYTVLDAAKALPVPEGVDLHTAAALPLQGMTAHYLINSSFRVEPGHTVLVHAGAGGVGLLLTQLLKSRGARVITTVSTAEKEQLARTAGADEVLRYEGFAEAVRELTNGVGVNVVYDGVGKDTFDGSLASLRTRGFLVLFGAASGAVPPVDPQRLNAGGSLSLTRPKLADFLANPQERLWRSSEVFSAVADGSLKVRIGASYPLAEAQRAHEDLEGRRTTGKVLLVP
- a CDS encoding fatty acid desaturase family protein — protein: MSTTLHTPERPQSRVRKPNAVVLSYSELLKAVKAEGLLERRVGFYITVFASLVLLMTAAWFGFALIGDSWFQLLIAAAVGVLCTQLSFLAHEAGHRQIFASRRANDWTARLLATSVAGMSYSWWEQKHGAHHNHPNVISKDPDIAPGPIAFHTEAVADRQGRFSFLTRKQGWFFFPLLFLVGLGLQIDSVRFVFRRAKVTHRWVELPILLVRLGALPALAFTFLPLGMAFAFIGVQLAVFGFYMGASFAPNHKGMPVLPADSRVDFFSRQVLTSRNISGGRFMDILLGGLNRQAEHHLFPDMARPQLDKAAKIVREYCTKHQVPYTETTLIQSYGIIVRYLNNVGLSAGRHFECPMATVTRRY
- the argC gene encoding N-acetyl-gamma-glutamyl-phosphate reductase, with amino-acid sequence MTISVAVSGASGYAGGEVLRLLAGHPDVTIGAITAHSNAGTRLGELQPHLHGLASRILEDTTVENLAGHDVVFLALPHGASAGIAAELPEGTVVIDAGADHRLEDPAAWEKFYGSAHAGTWPYGLPELPGQRDALKGATRIAVPGCYPTSALLALTPGFAAKLLQPDDVVVVSASGTSGAGKAAKVNLIGSEVMGSMSPYGVGGGHRHTPEIEQGLSNAAGERVSVSFTPTLAPMSRGILTTATAKARPGTNAAELRQAWADAYDDEPFVHVLPEGQWPTTKSVVGSNHAVMQLAFDEHTGRVIVTCVIDNLTKGTAGGAVQSMNIALGLPEMAGLNLQGVAP